Proteins from a genomic interval of Trifolium pratense cultivar HEN17-A07 linkage group LG6, ARS_RC_1.1, whole genome shotgun sequence:
- the LOC123891871 gene encoding B3 domain-containing protein Os07g0679700-like → MYIYESLSNRPKLSMTLNAPLGISNSFGNSNNVVGEKQQSSKTSTPNLSELEKNLSMASSIHVARQSPIRRRRKHISPRNLPKITDQELQQLYGDLNSKIVPLFEKTLTSSDVGRLGRMVLPKPCVETYFPPISQPGGIYLHIEDVKGKKLMFRFRFWPNNNSRIYVLEGVLPWIQSMQLQAGDFVTFSRMDPEERLIIGFRKASISSIEVHDITMSKGKKREEMHLPKELVPKKKRKCDIGSKSKRQVLDNQDALMLKLTWQEAQHFLHPPPTVNSNIVVIEDHVFEEYEEPPIIAKRGIFINGMNEQWIQCDKCSKWRKLEFLVQCNCVNKSCS, encoded by the exons ATGTATATATATGAATCATTGTCTAATAGGCCAAAGTTGAGTATGACCCTTAATGCTCCTTTAGGAATTTCAAATTCCTTTGGTAATAGTAATAATGTTGTTGGTGAAAAGCAACAAAGTAGTAAAACTTCAACTCCAAATCTCTCAGAGTTAGAGAAAAATTTGTCCATGGCATCTTCCATTCATGTTGCACGACAATCACCTATAAGACGACGAAGGAAACACATATCTCCGCGTAATTTGCCTAAGATTACTGATCAAGAATTGCAGCAATTATATGGAGA TTTAAATTCCAAAATTGTGCCATTATTTGAGAAGACACTGACTTCCAGTGATGTTGGTCGACTCGGTCGCATGGTTCTTCCAAAACCATGTGTTGAA ACATATTTTCCTCCTATTTCTCAACCAGGGGGTATTTACTTACATATTGAAGATGTGAAAGGGAAGAAATTGATGTTTAGGTTTAGATTTTGGCCAAATAATAACAGCAGGATATATGTTTTAGAAGGTGTACTTCCTTGGATTCAGTCTATGCAATTGCAAGCTGGAGATTTTG tAACATTTAGCAGGATGGACCCCGAGGAGAGACTGATAATAGGGTTTCGAAAGGCGTCAATTTCTTCTATAGAG GTGCATGACATTACTATGTCTAAGGGCAAGAAAAGAGAGGAAATGCATCTGCCAAAAGAGCTGGTTCctaagaagaaaagaaaatgtgaCATTGGATCAAAAAGCAAGAGGCAGGTTCTTGATAACCAAGATGCATTGATGCTGAAACTTACTTGGCAAGAGGCTCAACATTTTCTTCATCCACCCCCTACAGTTAATTCAAACATTGTAGTGATTGAGGATCATGTTTTTGAAGAATATGAA GAACCTCCTATCATTGCAAAGAGAGGTATATTCATAAATGG AATGAATGAGCAATGGATACAGTGTGATAAGTGCTCAAAATGGAGGAAGTTGGAATTTCTGGTGCAATGCAATTGTGTTAACAAATCTTGTTCTTAA
- the LOC123892582 gene encoding probable serine/threonine-protein kinase PBL1 — translation MGCFTVLKSKKKKSDSFAYVKRINHNDHAPSVLPEPQTHTRSLQSAPPSFRTRVKPVQPVNKATNNRIRALSAPSTLDAADQDALTSIEYEEQEESKYRGGGSMKEQRSSSPQPLPLPSPQGGSSLKAIGSFKLGTASVPLHASGPLPLPPIGSLRNFPYEEVAAACHNFSSDRCVSECLSSTIYKAYFGDDPSSAKKFEATVTRLHPSSQGLKDFINEVNTLATLQHPNLCKLLGFHARDGSEHRMLVYERLYHGSLDRLLYGRSDGPSIDWNTRMKIAMCAAQGLTFLHEEGPFQAMYNEFSTANIQIDKDFSAKLSGYGCVGHIPEEEISSSSSAVGNLSMETLEKGMLTPKSNVWSFGIFLLELLTGRKNLDSRHPKEERNLVKWSRPFLADDYRLSLIMDPQLKGRFPSKAARTIADIAQRCLQKEPSDRPTMRIVVEHLKTIQDLKYSCRFPLQEPAPLSGKEMSRSPSLNGIVCPAPRLSFSPSQPSVAPLSVSPPRWSGVPVLPPRVCSSMEELDRQESRKSSSASRRASVEGY, via the exons ATGGGGTGTTTCACTGTATTgaagagcaagaagaagaagtCTGATTCGTTTGCCTATgtaaaacgcataaaccataaCGATCATGCGCCTTCAGTACTTCCTGAACCTCAAACTCATACTCGTTCACTACAGTCTGCACCTCCTAGTTTTAGGACAAGAGTGAAACCCGTTCAACCTGTTAATAAAGCCACTAACAATAGAATACGGGCATTATCTGCTCCTTCAACTCTTGATGCAGCCGATCAAGATGCTTTAACCTCAATTGAGTATGAGGAACAAGAAGAGTCAAAATACCGAGGAGGAGGATCAATGAAGGAGCAGCGTTCTTCTAGTCCACAACCTTTACCGCTACCATCTCCTCAGGGAGGTAGTTCACTGAAGGCTATTGGCAGCTTTAAGTTGGGGACTGCTAGTGTTCCTCTACATGCTTCTGGACCTTTGCCACTTCCACCAATTGGTTCACTTCGTAACTTTCCGTATGAGGAAGTTGCTGCTGCTTGCCACAATTTCTCTTCTGATCGATGCGTGTCAGAATGTCTTTCGTCTACAATATACAAAGCTTACTTTGGTGATGATCCTTCAAGTGCAAAGAAGTTTGAAGCCACTGTCACACGCCTTCACCCATCATCTCAG GGCTTGAAGGATTTCATTAATGAGGTCAATACTCTTGCAACTTTGCAACATCCAAACCTCTGTAAACTGCTAGGATTTCATGCTCGTGATGGTTCAGAACATAGAATGTTGGTCTATGAGAGGCTATACCATGGAAGCTTGGACCGCCTGTTGTATGGTAGATCTGATGGACCATCCATTGATTGGAATACAAGAATGAAAATTGCAATGTGTGCTGCACAGGGTCTTACTTTCTTGCATGAAGAAGGGCCTTTTCAG GCAATGTATAATGAATTCTCGACAGCCAACATACAGATTGACAAAGATTTCAGTGCCAAGCTTTCCGGATATGGTTGTGTCGGACATATTCCTGAGGAAGAGATTTCCAGCAGTTCATCT GCTGTTGGAAACCTATCAATGGAGACACTGGAGAAAGGAATGCTGACCCCAAAGAGCAACGTATGGAGCTTTGGAATTTTTCTTCTGGAGTTACTTACTGGAAGAAAGAATCTTGATAGCCGTCACCCTAAGGAAGAACGGAATTTAGTCAAATGGAGTAGGCCTTTCCTAGCTGATGATTATCGTTTATCATTGATCATGGACCCTCAACTTAAAGGTCGATTTCCTTCCAAAGCTGCAAGAACAATAGCTGACATTGCACAAAGATGCCTACAAAAGGAGCCATCAGAtagacccaccatgagaatcgttGTTGAGCATCTCAAAACGATACAGGATTTGAAATACTCTTGCAGGTTCCCACTCCAAGAACCAGCACCATTATCCGGAAAAGAAATGTCAAGATCACCAAGTCTTAATGGTATCGTCTGCCCTGCGCCAAGGTTGAGTTTTTCTCCATCACAGCCGTCCGTAGCTCCGCTATCTGTTTCGCCTCCAAGATGGTCCGGTGTGCCTGTCCTTCCACCTCGAGTTTGTTCTTCTATGGAAGAACTCGATAGGCAAGAGAGCCGTAAGTCATCTTCCGCCTCTAGGAGGGCTAGTGTTGAAGGATATTGA